One window from the genome of Natronosalvus amylolyticus encodes:
- a CDS encoding ion transporter: protein MQSLKGRVYVLLDGTNTESRLSLGTNLFIMGLIVLNVATYVAGTVDWIGAQFGWYIYAFDVFCVAVFSVEYVLRVWSCTVDERYSSPIRGRIRFMLSPYALIDLLAILPFYLPVIIGEQGAERMLRIFRLFRLLKIARYSDSTTLITDVFRRKSHELGITILVMSIWLVFVSSLMYYVERDAQPEVFTSIPASIWWGIVTLTTVGYGDVVPVTPLGRAFGAIIALLGIALFALPAGIIASGFAEELDSRRRGDQYCPHCGEHVDDLDHEPPEELDPAEKPKP, encoded by the coding sequence ATGCAGTCCCTGAAAGGACGCGTCTACGTTCTCTTGGACGGCACAAATACTGAGAGTCGCCTATCACTCGGAACAAACCTGTTTATTATGGGCTTAATTGTTCTGAACGTGGCGACGTACGTTGCAGGGACGGTGGATTGGATCGGCGCCCAGTTCGGCTGGTACATCTACGCATTCGACGTGTTTTGTGTCGCCGTTTTCTCCGTCGAATATGTCCTCCGGGTGTGGTCGTGCACTGTAGACGAGCGGTATTCATCCCCGATCCGTGGTCGGATCCGGTTCATGCTTTCCCCGTATGCACTCATCGACCTGTTAGCCATATTGCCGTTCTACCTTCCCGTGATCATCGGTGAGCAAGGAGCTGAGCGGATGCTCAGAATTTTCCGTCTCTTCCGACTACTCAAAATCGCGCGGTATTCCGATTCAACAACACTCATTACGGATGTTTTCCGGCGAAAATCCCACGAATTGGGGATCACTATTTTAGTTATGAGTATTTGGCTTGTATTTGTTTCTAGCCTTATGTATTATGTCGAACGTGATGCACAACCTGAAGTCTTCACTAGCATACCAGCATCGATCTGGTGGGGCATTGTTACGCTAACCACAGTCGGTTACGGTGATGTGGTTCCAGTAACGCCACTTGGACGAGCATTCGGTGCAATAATTGCATTACTTGGGATTGCTCTCTTTGCCCTACCAGCGGGTATTATTGCATCCGGATTTGCCGAGGAGCTTGATAGTCGCCGTCGGGGGGATCAATACTGTCCGCACTGTGGTGAACACGTAGATGATCTCGATCACGAACCTCCAGAGGAGCTCGACCCAGCAGAGAAACCTAAGCCTTAG
- a CDS encoding universal stress protein yields MLRVLVPLAVLKGETVSPGLMKLLSTLDVTVLGYYVPPDQTSAEQARNQFGERAKSSLDDIVQEFQQTGGDADYHLVFTHDRQQTIHRVAEEIDARAIVTTGATGNVDRLLVSLSGNVDVERILSFVSELVAEREIGVTLLAVSSRAEDGESRLKNAASRLSSEGLDVETVAKAGSAFDAITGTIEGHDAVVLGEKAPSLTSLIFGDETDRIASTTVGPVLVVRSKRTAHSR; encoded by the coding sequence ATGTTACGTGTTCTTGTGCCGCTTGCAGTCCTCAAAGGTGAAACCGTCTCACCAGGTTTGATGAAACTTCTCAGTACTCTCGATGTCACGGTTCTCGGCTACTACGTTCCACCTGATCAGACGTCGGCGGAACAAGCACGAAATCAGTTCGGTGAGAGAGCGAAATCATCGTTAGACGACATTGTTCAGGAATTCCAACAGACAGGTGGAGACGCCGATTACCATTTGGTCTTTACTCATGATCGCCAGCAGACGATACATCGCGTGGCCGAGGAAATCGACGCCCGTGCTATTGTCACAACTGGTGCGACAGGGAACGTAGATCGATTGTTGGTCTCACTTTCTGGCAATGTCGATGTCGAACGAATCCTTTCTTTCGTTTCCGAACTGGTAGCCGAGCGAGAAATTGGCGTTACGCTGCTTGCGGTGAGTAGTCGGGCTGAGGATGGCGAGTCTCGCCTCAAAAACGCTGCATCACGCCTTTCTTCAGAAGGTCTTGACGTGGAAACAGTAGCAAAGGCTGGATCAGCGTTTGACGCGATTACTGGAACGATTGAGGGACACGACGCTGTCGTGCTTGGCGAAAAAGCTCCATCGTTGACCTCCTTGATCTTCGGTGACGAAACTGACCGAATTGCATCAACAACTGTCGGCCCCGTTCTGGTGGTTAGATCCAAAAGAACAGCACACAGTAGATGA
- a CDS encoding mechanosensitive ion channel family protein — protein MESIVGEYLETIPTSIQVILILSFSFVAAKIIESIGYHVLHQSKRLATGEYDRIIIEELHVPLYVTIFLVGVYASARLLPEVGIGFYIASTAMSIILVLWAYATICLGGRIIGASNNAPTDREITPIFKNVLTFLVIVASFFLLLGIWNVDVTPLLASAGIIGIVLGIAAQDSLGNFFSGISLYLDKTYKLGDVVQLESGERGTVIDMSIRSTTILTRDNIAITVPNSELNSKQVINESAPVRRRRIRLDVGVAYGSNLQQAKEALLKIAEEEDLILETPGPVVRFQEFGDSSIVAQLQCHIEHPALRGRARHFLIERIDERFREEEIKIPFPQRELTFYESGNTVRFEDGNEQVAFPNSVSEDIAEQNTDD, from the coding sequence ATGGAGAGTATCGTCGGCGAATATCTTGAGACGATCCCGACCTCGATACAGGTTATTCTAATCCTCTCATTCTCCTTTGTCGCTGCAAAAATAATCGAATCAATTGGGTATCACGTGTTACATCAGTCGAAGAGATTGGCAACTGGTGAGTACGACCGAATCATCATTGAGGAACTTCACGTACCATTATATGTAACTATCTTCCTCGTCGGAGTGTATGCAAGTGCTCGATTACTTCCGGAGGTAGGAATCGGATTCTATATTGCCTCTACTGCTATGTCCATTATATTGGTTCTATGGGCCTATGCAACAATCTGTCTCGGAGGACGTATTATTGGTGCTAGCAATAATGCTCCAACCGACCGTGAAATCACGCCGATCTTCAAAAACGTACTCACATTCTTGGTTATTGTTGCCAGTTTTTTCTTGCTCTTAGGCATCTGGAACGTCGACGTTACACCGTTACTCGCATCTGCTGGGATAATCGGGATTGTCCTTGGTATTGCTGCTCAGGATTCTTTAGGGAACTTCTTTAGTGGAATCTCACTGTATCTGGACAAAACCTACAAGCTAGGAGATGTGGTACAGCTGGAATCAGGTGAGCGAGGGACTGTTATCGATATGAGTATTCGAAGTACCACAATACTCACGAGAGATAATATAGCCATAACTGTCCCAAATTCCGAACTGAACTCAAAACAGGTGATCAACGAATCTGCCCCTGTACGCCGTCGACGTATACGACTCGATGTCGGTGTCGCATACGGATCAAACCTTCAACAGGCTAAAGAAGCACTGCTTAAAATTGCTGAAGAAGAAGACCTAATACTCGAAACACCCGGTCCAGTCGTTCGATTTCAGGAGTTCGGAGATTCATCTATTGTCGCGCAATTGCAGTGCCATATTGAACACCCAGCGTTGCGAGGACGGGCGAGACACTTCTTGATTGAACGAATAGATGAACGCTTCCGTGAGGAAGAAATCAAGATACCGTTCCCACAACGTGAATTAACGTTCTATGAATCAGGAAACACGGTTCGGTTCGAAGATGGTAATGAACAAGTGGCATTTCCCAATTCAGTGAGTGAAGACATAGCGGAACAAAATACAGACGATTAG
- a CDS encoding succinylglutamate desuccinylase/aspartoacylase family protein, giving the protein MNRIRSEPEPFQYDGEVDPGEKRHIRYEVGETYLGDPIEIPITVINGEHDGKSVFFSAAIHGDELNGVKVVQEIADRYSPQDLHGTLICLHVCNIPAYEAQQRYTPIYDQDMNRSFPGKERGNTTDRMAYEIYHRFIAQCDIGIDFHTSTRNRTTIYHARADLTNPDVKRLVRAFATNVVLYGEGDDGALRSVATAADIPTITVEMGRAHRFQPVLIEKALEGVESVLAEYEFLPGEPVHWPGWYKTTAADSTKRWLRADTGGLVEMEWGPYPLVHEDETICTITNHFKTEEHVVTAPFDGLIVGALENPVAAPGHPLCHIVRLDRETLTEIEREIKQGEFDGYRAHGDNWVES; this is encoded by the coding sequence ATGAACCGGATACGTTCCGAACCGGAACCGTTCCAGTATGATGGGGAGGTTGACCCAGGAGAGAAGCGTCACATCCGATATGAGGTGGGTGAGACCTACCTCGGCGACCCGATCGAAATACCGATTACAGTCATCAACGGAGAGCATGACGGAAAGTCGGTGTTTTTCAGCGCGGCGATCCACGGCGATGAACTTAACGGTGTCAAAGTTGTCCAGGAGATCGCCGACCGATACTCGCCACAGGACCTCCACGGGACGCTCATCTGTCTGCACGTCTGTAACATTCCCGCCTACGAGGCCCAACAGCGGTACACGCCGATATACGATCAGGATATGAACCGATCGTTCCCGGGGAAAGAACGCGGGAACACTACCGATCGTATGGCCTACGAGATCTACCACCGGTTCATCGCCCAGTGTGATATTGGTATTGACTTTCACACTTCGACCCGCAACCGGACGACGATCTACCACGCTCGTGCCGATCTGACGAATCCAGATGTCAAGCGGCTGGTACGGGCGTTTGCAACGAACGTTGTCCTGTACGGTGAGGGCGATGATGGGGCGCTCCGGTCGGTAGCGACCGCCGCCGACATCCCGACAATTACTGTTGAGATGGGACGTGCCCACCGGTTCCAACCGGTCCTCATTGAGAAGGCACTGGAAGGCGTTGAGAGTGTACTCGCCGAGTACGAGTTCTTACCCGGGGAGCCGGTCCACTGGCCAGGTTGGTACAAGACGACAGCCGCAGACAGCACGAAACGGTGGCTCCGAGCCGACACCGGCGGCCTCGTCGAGATGGAGTGGGGACCGTACCCCCTCGTTCACGAGGACGAGACGATCTGTACCATCACCAACCACTTCAAGACCGAAGAACACGTCGTCACCGCACCGTTCGACGGGCTCATCGTCGGTGCACTGGAGAACCCAGTCGCGGCCCCCGGCCATCCGCTGTGTCACATCGTTCGGCTCGATCGTGAGACACTCACCGAGATTGAACGCGAGATCAAACAGGGCGAGTTCGATGGCTATCGTGCTCACGGTGATAATTGGGTCGAGAGTTGA
- a CDS encoding cation:proton antiporter → MTELLTAMGIIFVIAGVFLLGAHYFRLATVPALILAGIVAGQFIQEDILLEIAQWGIAFLVFVYGVNLEFGDIRNVLRDSELAAFAQFAVISTVGYGAGLLLGYDALNAAYLAVAAGLSSTIVGTASLQSEIRENLVYGRLANSIHFIQDLIAVLLILILAAETFTTEAVGQRLAIGIGLLVVAFIISTYLFDYLLKLAEGSQELLLISSVSILIGFMAISEFLGISIVLGAFAAGLAIKRDFTRNLGMLNGIQSIRDFFVAIFFVTVGALVAVPTLEIALAALVLIVLTVLVKPLIIIATLLWEGYDTRASTFTSLSLDQVSEFALIIAIQALILDHLLRELFDAIVLAAAITMITSSFTRRHDDQIYRMLSELGLDKFHGEKTDDRSQIEPDLHDHVIVVGFGRIGRQLASQCEQIGREFVVIENDPARFGELQSSCTHFVFGDALHDYTWEKAQHESAQLIVSTVDTTYLSERILTLDTDAEMMLRSSNAEEARSQLQQGADYVIIPDLLATEQLTEHLKDVLAGDVDREALREHHLKTLDEFEQAGFASLGKTEYDDGQW, encoded by the coding sequence ATGACAGAACTCTTGACCGCAATGGGAATTATCTTCGTGATTGCTGGCGTATTCCTGCTGGGAGCGCACTACTTTAGACTGGCAACCGTTCCGGCGCTGATCCTCGCAGGAATCGTCGCCGGACAATTCATTCAGGAAGATATTCTTCTCGAAATTGCACAGTGGGGTATCGCATTCCTCGTGTTCGTGTACGGGGTAAATCTGGAGTTCGGAGACATCCGAAACGTCTTACGGGACAGCGAACTTGCAGCCTTCGCTCAGTTTGCAGTGATTAGTACCGTTGGATATGGGGCTGGACTTTTACTCGGATACGATGCGCTAAACGCGGCCTATCTCGCCGTCGCCGCGGGACTGAGTTCGACTATCGTCGGGACGGCATCGCTCCAATCGGAAATTAGAGAAAACCTCGTGTACGGTCGGCTCGCCAATTCCATCCACTTCATTCAAGACCTAATTGCCGTTCTCCTCATACTGATCCTTGCCGCAGAGACGTTCACCACCGAGGCAGTCGGTCAGCGACTCGCGATTGGCATCGGTCTCTTGGTGGTGGCTTTCATTATCAGCACGTATCTGTTCGATTACCTGCTCAAACTCGCCGAAGGGTCTCAAGAACTCCTATTGATCAGTAGTGTGTCAATCCTGATCGGATTTATGGCCATCTCCGAATTTCTCGGTATTTCGATCGTCCTCGGGGCCTTCGCGGCTGGTCTAGCGATCAAGCGAGACTTCACGCGCAACCTCGGAATGCTCAACGGGATTCAATCGATCCGCGACTTCTTCGTCGCGATTTTCTTCGTTACGGTTGGTGCTCTTGTAGCAGTTCCAACGCTGGAGATCGCACTTGCTGCTCTCGTCTTGATTGTCCTCACTGTTCTCGTCAAACCTCTCATCATCATCGCGACGCTGCTTTGGGAGGGATACGATACGCGAGCCTCGACATTTACCAGCCTCAGTCTCGATCAGGTGAGTGAATTTGCGCTCATCATCGCAATTCAGGCACTCATCCTCGATCACTTACTCCGCGAACTGTTCGATGCAATCGTCCTTGCAGCTGCAATTACAATGATTACCTCCAGTTTCACGCGTCGACACGACGATCAGATATACCGGATGCTTTCGGAGCTGGGACTGGACAAATTCCACGGCGAGAAGACTGATGACCGAAGTCAGATCGAACCCGATCTCCATGACCACGTCATCGTCGTTGGATTCGGACGGATCGGTCGCCAACTGGCGTCCCAGTGTGAACAGATCGGTCGAGAATTTGTTGTCATAGAGAACGACCCAGCTCGGTTTGGAGAGCTCCAAAGCAGCTGTACGCACTTCGTGTTCGGAGATGCGCTACACGACTATACGTGGGAGAAGGCCCAACACGAATCGGCTCAGTTGATCGTTTCGACCGTCGATACGACGTACCTGTCTGAGCGAATACTCACTCTCGACACGGACGCCGAAATGATGCTCCGCTCTTCTAATGCTGAAGAAGCACGCTCGCAGTTACAGCAGGGGGCGGATTATGTGATCATTCCAGATTTACTGGCAACCGAACAGTTGACGGAACATCTCAAAGACGTACTTGCCGGAGACGTGGATCGAGAGGCATTACGAGAACACCACCTCAAAACACTTGACGAGTTCGAACAGGCCGGGTTCGCCTCACTGGGCAAAACAGAGTATGATGATGGACAGTGGTGA
- a CDS encoding CBS domain-containing protein: MIPFYIGEVMRRKTEQLEKERRAARALEKLTEPETDLIVVTDDGKPVGVFTHSEAVKLVEEQKDPSSTTLGDCSLSPVVTIGESENVETAAAIMEEQGLKYLLVEKANKIVGYLTDRDISTALSEVNEK; the protein is encoded by the coding sequence ATGATCCCGTTCTATATTGGAGAAGTGATGAGACGGAAGACAGAACAGCTGGAAAAGGAGAGGAGAGCGGCTCGTGCTCTGGAAAAGCTCACCGAGCCAGAGACGGACCTGATCGTCGTTACTGACGATGGCAAGCCTGTCGGAGTGTTCACTCATTCAGAGGCAGTGAAACTGGTTGAGGAACAGAAAGACCCTTCATCAACGACCCTCGGCGATTGCTCTTTATCTCCGGTGGTTACAATCGGTGAGTCCGAGAATGTCGAAACGGCTGCTGCGATAATGGAAGAGCAAGGCCTGAAATATCTACTCGTCGAGAAAGCCAACAAGATAGTAGGCTATTTAACCGATCGTGATATCTCTACGGCCCTTTCCGAAGTTAATGAAAAGTAG
- a CDS encoding diadenylate cyclase, which yields MTDPDPLRVEYTTVTELIEFITYAIESISLGFDRWDEEYVRGPGLYFVVVTGVHSRAYADPLGENTWPVETCRVVTENLDGFVEAARAVGHSRDGAIIISTDGTIQEQMVRIKSLGNSGSGAEDERVESADWMGTKHLSAVEISVREEIVAAITLSEENGRMTIFTEGTYNDYQRDELGGEWRSTGDYDES from the coding sequence GTGACTGATCCAGATCCATTACGAGTCGAATATACGACGGTGACGGAGCTTATCGAGTTTATTACGTATGCTATCGAGAGTATCAGTCTCGGATTCGACCGGTGGGACGAGGAGTATGTACGTGGGCCAGGACTGTATTTCGTAGTCGTGACAGGGGTTCATTCCAGGGCGTATGCCGATCCACTGGGGGAGAACACGTGGCCGGTGGAGACCTGTCGAGTCGTGACGGAGAATCTCGACGGATTCGTAGAGGCAGCGCGAGCAGTGGGCCATTCACGCGATGGTGCGATTATTATCAGTACAGATGGAACTATTCAGGAGCAGATGGTTCGAATCAAGAGTCTGGGTAACAGCGGATCAGGAGCAGAAGACGAGAGGGTAGAGTCGGCCGACTGGATGGGAACGAAGCACCTCAGCGCAGTCGAAATATCCGTCCGCGAAGAGATCGTCGCAGCTATCACACTTAGCGAGGAAAACGGCCGAATGACCATCTTCACAGAGGGGACCTACAACGACTATCAACGTGATGAGTTAGGTGGTGAGTGGCGTTCTACAGGTGATTATGACGAGAGCTGA
- a CDS encoding cation:proton antiporter, with protein sequence MSEIVLAADFAIIIVAAAVVGLLAKQTGQPTIIAYILTGLLLGPAVFGVITPGELTETMAELGLGFLLFLLGIKMRLDDVKDILRPIVNIAVLQTILQTALAFAVAWFLGFTLIETIIIALATVFGATPIIVKILTDKDEITAMPGKIDVGVLIVQDIYLVFVLALLGAGQLDSPTEIGVTIVTITVLISLIGIIAFASSRYLLPRLFRRIADNKDIFFLVAIAWAFLFILISEELNLSLEVGAFLAGMSIAQLPYSTELEDRVGPITDFFILVFFVAIGLQLEAADLFAYWMEAIIASVVLMVGNFWIMFYLIDREGFSVETSFLGSLNMIQVSEFSLVVGGIAITAGFIDEPILGYLSLMALMTMSISVYIINYNHQIYDRVQPFFTRWESEEKVDAELPEYNDHAVVIGYDEITKNVLPILDREFDQLVVVDRKAAHREELEQKGYDTVFGDFRHTEVRKAAGLKRASFVLSSTMQPEVNKALLSELSSKTTVFVEANWIDDARELYKLGAHYVIMSTHLTAERVSDYLELYFEDPDEFERMTKVDIERIQKYPAEGLDMDGVSILSWDEDAATNGGEKE encoded by the coding sequence ATGTCAGAAATCGTACTTGCAGCTGACTTCGCCATAATCATCGTCGCAGCGGCTGTTGTCGGATTGTTGGCAAAACAAACCGGACAACCGACCATCATTGCGTATATCTTGACCGGTCTGTTGCTTGGCCCTGCCGTATTCGGCGTTATCACGCCGGGCGAACTCACTGAGACGATGGCAGAACTCGGTCTTGGCTTCCTCCTGTTTTTACTCGGCATCAAAATGCGGCTTGATGACGTTAAAGACATCCTGCGACCAATCGTCAACATTGCAGTTCTTCAGACGATTCTTCAAACTGCGCTTGCATTCGCCGTGGCGTGGTTTCTCGGTTTTACGCTCATTGAGACGATCATTATCGCATTAGCAACGGTCTTCGGTGCGACGCCGATCATCGTCAAGATTCTCACCGACAAAGACGAAATTACGGCGATGCCCGGCAAGATTGACGTCGGGGTACTCATCGTTCAGGACATCTATCTCGTATTCGTGCTTGCATTGTTGGGTGCGGGTCAACTCGACTCACCGACGGAGATTGGCGTGACAATCGTCACGATCACCGTCCTCATTTCCCTGATCGGAATCATCGCCTTCGCGTCGTCACGATACCTCCTCCCGCGGCTTTTCCGTCGCATCGCCGACAACAAGGACATCTTCTTTTTGGTCGCAATTGCGTGGGCGTTCCTCTTCATCCTTATTTCCGAAGAGTTGAATCTCTCACTCGAAGTGGGCGCATTCCTTGCAGGAATGTCGATCGCACAACTGCCCTACAGTACAGAACTTGAGGATCGGGTCGGGCCAATCACGGACTTCTTCATCCTCGTCTTCTTCGTTGCGATCGGCCTCCAACTCGAAGCTGCAGACTTGTTTGCCTACTGGATGGAGGCTATTATCGCCTCGGTCGTCCTGATGGTCGGGAACTTCTGGATCATGTTCTATCTGATCGACCGCGAGGGGTTCAGCGTCGAAACGTCGTTCCTCGGAAGCTTGAACATGATTCAGGTGAGCGAGTTCTCACTGGTCGTCGGTGGAATCGCCATTACCGCGGGCTTCATTGACGAACCTATTCTTGGCTACCTCAGCCTGATGGCGTTGATGACGATGAGCATCTCCGTGTATATCATCAATTACAACCATCAGATCTACGACCGCGTCCAGCCGTTCTTCACCCGCTGGGAGTCCGAGGAGAAAGTCGATGCCGAGCTACCGGAGTACAACGATCACGCAGTCGTCATCGGATACGATGAGATCACGAAAAACGTCTTGCCCATTCTTGACCGGGAGTTCGACCAGCTGGTCGTCGTCGATCGAAAAGCGGCCCATCGAGAAGAACTCGAACAGAAGGGTTACGACACTGTGTTTGGGGACTTCAGGCACACAGAAGTCCGCAAAGCCGCGGGGCTGAAACGCGCGTCTTTCGTCTTGAGTTCGACGATGCAGCCGGAGGTGAACAAAGCTTTGCTTTCGGAACTGTCGAGTAAAACGACGGTTTTCGTTGAGGCGAACTGGATCGACGACGCGCGCGAACTCTATAAATTGGGGGCGCACTACGTCATCATGAGCACCCATCTGACGGCCGAACGCGTGAGCGATTACTTGGAGTTGTACTTCGAAGATCCTGACGAGTTCGAGCGGATGACCAAAGTCGATATTGAGCGAATCCAAAAATACCCAGCCGAGGGGCTTGACATGGATGGCGTGTCGATTCTTTCGTGGGACGAAGACGCTGCCACAAATGGGGGTGAAAAGGAATGA